Proteins encoded together in one Mobula hypostoma chromosome 9, sMobHyp1.1, whole genome shotgun sequence window:
- the foxl3 gene encoding forkhead box L3 → MFDNSQYPYNCFNYDGDDYPPCGSGEKKTASRPAYSYIALIAMAIQQSPGNRVTLSGIYDFITTKFPYYRSNQRAWQNSIRHNLSLNSCFVKVPRLEGNERGKGNFWTFASGCESMLDLFENGNYRRRRRSVKRFQKYHPNKSAPPPPLDQGAADSVLHEDRADGCRTGLLSPEIFLRNESPSRQPRDTGTGQKAGSEIKFSIDYILSSPDPLPGLRDQSNSQRNELLILDEQLWTVSPFRRK, encoded by the exons ATGTTTGACAATTCTCAGTATCCCTACAACTGCTTCAATTACGATGGTGATGATTATCCGCCCTGTGGCTCTGGCGAGAAGAAGACGGCGTCGCGACCTGCCTACAG TTACATCGCTTTGATTGCAATGGCTATCCAGCAGAGTCCCGGCAACAGGGTGACGCTCTCCGGAATCTATGACTTTATCACCACCAAATTTCCCTACTACCGATCCAACCAAAGAGCCTGGCAGAATTCAATCCGCCACAACCTGTCTCTTAACAGCTGCTTCGTTAAG GTACCAAGACTGGAAGGGAACGAGAGGGGGAAAGGAAACTTTTGGACTTTCGCATCGGGGTGCGAGTCGATGTTAGATCTGTTCGAAAACGGCAACTACCGAAGGAGGAGAAGGAGCGTGAAGAGATTCCAGAAATATCACCCCAATAAAAGCGCACCGCCGCCGCCTCTCGACCAAGGGGCGGCGGACAGCGTGTTGCACGAAGATAGGGCGGACGGTTGTCGGACTGGGTTACTGAGCCCCGAAATATTCCTCCGGAACGAAAGCCCCAGCAGGCAACCTCGGGACACCGGAACGGGACAGAAAGCAGGGTCCGAAATCAAATTCAGCATCGATTACATCCTGTCCTCCCCGGATCCTCTACCCGGCCTCCGGGATCAGAGCAACTCACAAAGGAACGAGCTGTTAATACTGGACGAACAGTTGTGGACGGTGAGTCCGTTTCGCCGTAAGTAA